One part of the Bacteroidia bacterium genome encodes these proteins:
- a CDS encoding DUF434 domain-containing protein, translated as MSHKQRHRGQNSKDPALFTEKFIEILNQAVDHLSWLISRGYSDKSALKLVGDRFKLRQRHRKALYRAYCTDQARESRKSKELSLHQLAGQTLGIDGYNLLISIESGLAGGLVFECRDGTYRDIASIHGTYRRVEETLPALKLIGHSIRELGIEKSCWFLDQPISNSGRLRHMMLEISEAHGFGWEIELVNNPDKAIAENKNWVAVSSDGWILDQSSKWFNLNRYIIDQMPEANVVILSGTEQHS; from the coding sequence ATGTCTCATAAGCAAAGACATCGGGGACAAAACTCGAAGGATCCTGCACTTTTCACAGAAAAGTTCATTGAGATTCTCAATCAGGCCGTGGATCATCTATCCTGGCTGATTAGCCGAGGCTACTCTGATAAATCTGCTTTGAAACTGGTTGGAGATCGATTCAAATTGAGGCAAAGGCATAGAAAAGCCCTGTACAGAGCTTATTGTACAGATCAGGCCCGCGAATCCCGAAAATCTAAAGAACTTTCCCTCCATCAATTGGCCGGGCAGACCCTGGGCATAGATGGGTATAATTTATTGATCAGCATTGAAAGCGGACTAGCCGGAGGATTGGTTTTTGAGTGCAGGGACGGAACTTATCGGGATATTGCCAGTATCCATGGTACGTACAGAAGGGTAGAGGAAACCTTACCTGCTTTGAAGTTGATCGGACATTCCATCCGGGAACTCGGCATAGAAAAATCCTGCTGGTTTCTGGATCAACCCATTTCCAATAGTGGTCGACTTAGACACATGATGTTGGAAATTTCAGAAGCTCATGGTTTCGGTTGGGAGATCGAACTGGTCAATAATCCCGATAAAGCAATCGCAGAAAACAAAAACTGGGTCGCTGTATCCTCGGATGGATGGATTTTGGACCAATCTTCAAAATGGTTTAACCTCAATCGCTACATCATAGATCAGATGCCTGAGGCGAATGTCGTAATTCTCTCAGGCACAGAGCAACATTCTTAG
- a CDS encoding Gldg family protein: protein MSKTLTYILIIGGLVLLNVFSDSLFQRIDLTEEKRYSLSEVSKETMDSLQYPMQAMVYMEGDFPPNVRALQEALRTTLIELDQYSGRNLEYEFILPTPELENEFVQRGFFPLEVDVKVSSAERRKQRVWPLLRLKYGERETFVDLLKGSTVMTATGPTPSFLKAEADLEYKLISGMRKISSSRAGIVLFLEGHAEKKIESLPELRASLGSNGYQLATFNMNNPHEGRIPPVADVVMIIQPETPFSERDKYELDQYLMGGGSVLWIMDNERVDLDVYEGRSTQTELRELNLDDMFFQYGYKINYDLIQDLSSGSIELFQETDGRGSFSTEKWVFHPETYAFPQHPISRNVDLALARYPASIDTLAVKGSVKRSVFYQSSPQSRLAKGIQFINVVAYTQDPLPPQAFNEGPKIMGLLSEGIFTSLFRGRDVPADSLTPALAQPPFIEQNNPLSTGKIVVISDGDFVSPKKFRGQSQTPDGRSYPMPPDNKILVMNAVDYLAGDIALSRIRSKEVIARILDGKEVEANTSLMQVLNIGLPILLLLIFGVIRYYFRKQKHAKLAID, encoded by the coding sequence ATGTCCAAGACATTAACATACATCCTGATCATCGGAGGGCTTGTCCTCCTGAATGTCTTCAGTGATAGTCTTTTTCAGCGGATTGATCTGACAGAGGAAAAGCGCTATTCGCTTTCGGAGGTAAGTAAAGAAACCATGGATTCTCTGCAATATCCCATGCAGGCCATGGTCTATATGGAAGGAGACTTCCCTCCCAATGTTAGGGCGTTGCAAGAGGCGTTGCGCACGACCCTCATCGAACTGGATCAGTATTCGGGAAGGAATCTGGAATATGAATTTATTCTCCCGACTCCGGAATTGGAAAATGAATTTGTCCAAAGAGGATTTTTCCCTTTAGAGGTTGATGTGAAAGTATCAAGCGCGGAAAGACGAAAGCAGAGAGTTTGGCCTTTACTGAGGTTGAAATATGGAGAAAGAGAGACCTTTGTGGATCTCTTGAAAGGAAGTACGGTCATGACTGCTACAGGTCCTACTCCCAGTTTCTTAAAAGCGGAAGCTGATTTGGAATACAAACTCATCTCTGGAATGCGAAAGATTAGCAGTTCGAGAGCCGGGATTGTTTTATTTCTGGAGGGACATGCTGAGAAGAAGATAGAAAGCTTACCTGAATTGAGGGCTTCTTTGGGAAGTAATGGCTATCAATTGGCCACCTTTAACATGAATAATCCCCATGAAGGTCGTATTCCTCCGGTAGCTGATGTCGTAATGATTATTCAGCCCGAAACTCCTTTCTCTGAAAGAGATAAATACGAATTGGATCAATACCTGATGGGAGGAGGCAGTGTGTTGTGGATTATGGACAATGAGCGTGTTGACCTGGATGTATATGAAGGACGCTCCACCCAAACAGAACTTCGGGAACTCAATCTGGATGATATGTTCTTCCAGTATGGCTACAAGATCAACTATGACCTGATTCAGGATCTTTCCAGCGGCTCGATAGAACTTTTTCAGGAAACAGATGGGAGAGGAAGTTTCTCAACCGAGAAATGGGTCTTTCATCCGGAAACCTATGCTTTCCCTCAACATCCTATCAGTCGAAATGTAGATTTGGCTCTGGCGAGATATCCTGCAAGCATAGATACCCTTGCAGTTAAAGGTTCAGTGAAAAGATCTGTTTTTTATCAATCTTCTCCTCAAAGTAGATTAGCAAAAGGAATTCAGTTTATCAATGTTGTAGCTTATACTCAGGATCCTTTACCACCTCAGGCATTTAATGAAGGTCCCAAGATCATGGGTCTTTTAAGCGAAGGAATTTTCACTTCTTTATTTAGAGGGAGAGATGTTCCCGCTGATTCTTTGACTCCTGCGCTTGCTCAGCCTCCTTTCATCGAACAAAACAATCCTCTTTCGACTGGAAAAATCGTCGTGATTTCAGATGGAGACTTTGTTTCCCCTAAAAAATTCCGTGGTCAAAGTCAGACTCCGGATGGACGGAGCTATCCCATGCCTCCCGACAACAAAATTCTGGTCATGAATGCGGTCGATTATCTCGCGGGTGATATTGCATTATCCCGGATTCGTTCCAAGGAGGTTATCGCAAGAATTTTGGATGGAAAAGAAGTAGAGGCAAACACTAGCCTCATGCAAGTGTTAAATATAGGACTGCCAATCTTGCTGCTGTTGATTTTTGGTGTGATTAGATATTATTTCCGAAAACAAAAGCATGCAAAGCTAGCAATTGATTAA
- the gldA gene encoding gliding motility-associated ABC transporter ATP-binding subunit GldA, with product MSVSVNHLSKVYGSQRAVDDLSFEVEAGEILGFLGPNGAGKSTTMKIITCFLPPTEGTVSIDEFNIQDHPLEIRKRVGYLPEHNPLYLDMYVHEFLEFVGRIYNLGKADRKRRIPEIIEMTGLGREQHKKIGMLSKGYRQRVGLCQALIHDPEVLILDEPTSGLDPNQIVDIRQLIREVGKDKTVIFSSHILSEVEAIAERVLIIDRGKMVADAATDQIRKLSKDETKIEVEFEKAGFDMSVVEKIAGVSRVETAGENLFQIYSDSEVDIRRDLFQICVEQENVILSLNKQTYTLEEAFRKLTGSKQTEA from the coding sequence ATGTCCGTTTCCGTAAATCATCTTTCTAAGGTATATGGTAGCCAGCGCGCAGTGGATGATCTGAGCTTCGAAGTAGAAGCCGGAGAGATCCTGGGATTTCTAGGCCCTAATGGAGCCGGAAAGAGCACTACCATGAAAATCATCACCTGCTTTTTACCTCCTACTGAAGGAACGGTAAGTATAGATGAATTCAATATACAGGATCATCCCCTGGAGATCCGCAAAAGGGTTGGTTATTTACCCGAGCACAATCCCCTGTACCTCGACATGTACGTACATGAGTTTTTGGAATTTGTGGGAAGAATCTACAATCTCGGGAAAGCTGATCGAAAGCGGCGTATACCTGAAATTATCGAAATGACAGGTCTGGGGAGAGAGCAACACAAAAAAATAGGGATGCTTTCCAAAGGCTATCGCCAGAGAGTGGGACTTTGCCAGGCTTTGATCCATGATCCTGAAGTGCTGATTCTCGACGAACCTACTTCCGGTCTTGATCCCAATCAAATTGTGGACATACGACAGTTGATCAGGGAAGTAGGGAAAGATAAAACCGTCATCTTTTCCTCCCATATTTTATCGGAGGTAGAGGCTATTGCAGAAAGGGTCTTGATTATTGATCGGGGAAAGATGGTTGCCGATGCGGCCACCGATCAAATCAGAAAGCTCAGCAAAGACGAAACGAAGATAGAAGTAGAATTTGAGAAGGCAGGTTTTGATATGTCGGTAGTGGAAAAGATAGCAGGAGTGAGTAGGGTAGAAACTGCTGGCGAAAATCTTTTTCAAATCTATTCGGATTCTGAAGTCGATATACGCAGGGACTTGTTCCAAATCTGTGTCGAACAGGAAAATGTTATCCTTTCTCTCAACAAGCAAACCTATACCCTGGAAGAGGCTTTCCGCAAACTGACAGGAAGTAAACAAACAGAAGCATAG
- a CDS encoding acetyl-CoA carboxylase biotin carboxylase subunit has translation MGKIKKLLIANRGEIALRIMRTAREMGIKTVAVYSEADRNSPHVRYADEAFLLGPPPSTQSYLLGEKIIEVCKQAGVDAIHPGYGFLSENSSFVRLVENAGITFVGPSAEAMDLMGDKLSAKQAVKAYDVPLVPGLDEAITDVEEAKKIAVEIGFPVLVKASAGGGGKGMRVVDRVEDFEDQMKRAVSEAESSFGNGAVFIEKYLAAPRHIEIQVMADSHGYTTYLFERECSVQRRHQKVIEEAPSGVLTPELRKQMGEAAVDVCKACKYENAGTVEFLLDADMSFYFLEINTRLQVEHPVTEMITGLDLVREQIRVAEGEALSFKQEELEINGHSIEVRVYAEDARNNFLPDIGTLHVYKRPQGYGIRVDDGFEEGMDIPIYYDPMLAKLIVHAEDREAAIRKMIRAIDEYEILGVQTTMDFARFVMEHEAFTSGKFDTHFVKKHFKPEYLDKELTKEEEQLAALVATLAYEESEGPRVESNQAHPYRQQSAWQIRRS, from the coding sequence ATGGGAAAGATTAAAAAATTACTTATCGCAAACCGAGGGGAGATTGCCTTGCGCATCATGAGAACTGCCCGGGAAATGGGAATCAAAACAGTTGCTGTTTATTCAGAAGCTGACAGAAATTCTCCTCATGTGCGATATGCCGATGAAGCATTTTTATTAGGACCTCCTCCTTCCACACAATCTTATCTATTAGGCGAAAAAATCATAGAAGTTTGCAAGCAAGCAGGCGTAGATGCCATCCATCCCGGCTATGGGTTCCTTTCTGAAAACTCCTCCTTTGTTCGTTTAGTTGAAAATGCGGGAATCACCTTTGTAGGACCTTCAGCGGAAGCCATGGATTTGATGGGCGATAAGTTATCGGCCAAGCAAGCTGTAAAAGCATATGATGTTCCTTTGGTACCTGGATTGGATGAAGCGATTACCGATGTAGAAGAAGCTAAAAAGATCGCCGTTGAGATTGGTTTTCCGGTACTGGTGAAAGCATCTGCCGGTGGAGGGGGAAAAGGAATGCGGGTCGTAGATCGCGTAGAAGATTTTGAAGACCAAATGAAACGTGCTGTTTCTGAAGCGGAAAGTTCCTTCGGAAATGGAGCCGTTTTCATCGAGAAATACCTGGCAGCACCTCGCCATATTGAAATACAGGTCATGGCCGATTCTCATGGCTATACCACTTACCTTTTCGAAAGGGAGTGTTCAGTCCAAAGAAGGCATCAAAAAGTAATAGAAGAAGCTCCGAGTGGCGTTTTGACTCCTGAATTGCGCAAGCAAATGGGAGAAGCTGCAGTCGATGTTTGTAAAGCCTGTAAGTATGAGAATGCTGGAACCGTGGAGTTCCTGCTCGATGCGGATATGAGCTTCTATTTTTTGGAAATCAATACCCGTCTTCAGGTAGAGCATCCGGTTACAGAAATGATCACTGGACTGGATTTGGTGCGGGAGCAAATTCGAGTAGCAGAAGGAGAAGCCTTAAGCTTCAAGCAGGAGGAATTAGAAATCAATGGACACTCCATTGAAGTTCGCGTGTATGCGGAAGATGCGAGAAATAACTTCCTGCCGGATATTGGTACCTTGCATGTCTATAAGAGACCTCAGGGATATGGAATTAGGGTAGATGATGGATTTGAGGAAGGCATGGATATTCCCATTTATTATGATCCCATGCTGGCCAAATTGATCGTACATGCGGAAGATAGAGAGGCAGCCATCCGCAAAATGATTCGCGCGATTGATGAGTATGAAATTTTGGGCGTGCAGACGACCATGGATTTTGCCCGCTTTGTTATGGAGCATGAGGCATTTACCAGTGGAAAATTTGATACCCATTTTGTAAAAAAACACTTCAAACCCGAATACCTCGACAAGGAATTGACGAAGGAAGAAGAGCAATTGGCAGCTTTAGTTGCTACTTTGGCCTATGAAGAAAGTGAAGGGCCAAGAGTAGAAAGTAATCAGGCTCATCCCTACAGGCAGCAAAGTGCCTGGCAGATTAGAAGGTCCTAG
- a CDS encoding ABC transporter permease: MNAILSIYRKEVASFFNSLIAYVVIGVFLIGVGLFFWVFEGNVLETREASMQLLFEAGPYFFLFLVPAITMRAFAEEIKSGTIEFLATKPISDWQIILGKYLAAIFLVFFSILPTIIYYFSLSSLGNPPGNLDTGAIIGSYIGLFFLGSIYAAIGLFTSALSENQIIAFILGLFLCFFFFQAFDLFDGLTKVGILAHYESISRGVIDTRDLLYFLSFVGIALVATKWVLERRKK, translated from the coding sequence ATGAATGCTATACTAAGCATATATAGAAAAGAAGTAGCCAGTTTCTTCAACTCTCTGATTGCCTATGTGGTGATTGGTGTTTTTCTGATTGGTGTAGGGCTCTTCTTTTGGGTTTTTGAAGGCAATGTCCTGGAGACCCGTGAGGCTTCCATGCAATTGCTATTTGAAGCCGGACCTTATTTCTTTTTGTTCCTGGTACCGGCCATCACCATGCGAGCCTTTGCCGAGGAGATCAAAAGCGGGACCATCGAATTTCTGGCTACCAAACCGATCAGCGACTGGCAGATCATTTTAGGAAAATACCTGGCCGCCATCTTTCTGGTCTTCTTTTCCATCTTGCCAACAATCATTTATTATTTCAGCCTATCCAGTTTGGGAAATCCTCCCGGAAATCTGGATACAGGCGCGATCATCGGTTCTTATATAGGCCTATTTTTTTTAGGCAGCATTTATGCGGCCATTGGTCTCTTTACTTCTGCCTTATCTGAAAATCAAATCATCGCCTTCATACTGGGACTTTTTCTCTGTTTCTTCTTTTTTCAGGCCTTCGATCTCTTTGATGGACTGACGAAAGTCGGCATACTTGCCCATTATGAAAGCATAAGTAGAGGTGTGATCGATACCCGGGACTTGCTGTATTTTCTCAGCTTTGTGGGAATCGCTCTGGTCGCTACGAAATGGGTATTGGAGAGGAGGAAGAAATAA